From the Roseibium salinum genome, one window contains:
- a CDS encoding ATP-binding cassette domain-containing protein has protein sequence MTDTQLQAAAQSRPILSLNGISKNFGAVSALTDIELDVHPGEVVALVGDNGAGKSTLIKVLSGVHQPTSGSIHFEGRSVTMYRPSDALNLGIATVFQDLALCENLDVVANIFLGQERSPWHLDEVAMEVRAWELLEELAARIPSVREPIASLSGGQRQTVAIARSLLLNPKIIMLDEPTAALGVAQTAEVLNLVERVREKGLGVIMISHNMEDVRAVADRIVVLRLGRNNGVFTPDASNEDLVGAITGATDNAVSRRASKRTAGAANQG, from the coding sequence ATGACCGACACACAGTTGCAAGCTGCCGCACAGAGCCGGCCGATATTGAGCCTCAACGGCATTTCCAAGAACTTCGGCGCGGTGTCGGCGCTGACGGATATTGAACTGGACGTTCACCCGGGCGAGGTCGTCGCCCTTGTCGGCGACAACGGCGCAGGCAAGTCGACGCTGATCAAGGTGCTCTCCGGCGTTCACCAGCCGACATCCGGCAGCATCCATTTCGAGGGCCGGTCGGTGACGATGTATCGCCCCAGCGACGCCCTCAATCTCGGCATCGCCACGGTCTTCCAGGATCTCGCCCTGTGCGAAAACCTCGATGTCGTCGCCAACATCTTCCTGGGCCAGGAACGCAGCCCTTGGCATCTCGACGAGGTGGCCATGGAGGTGCGGGCCTGGGAACTTCTTGAGGAACTCGCCGCCCGCATCCCGAGCGTGCGCGAACCGATCGCCTCGCTCTCCGGCGGCCAGCGGCAGACCGTCGCCATCGCGCGCTCGCTGCTGCTCAATCCGAAGATCATCATGCTGGACGAGCCGACGGCCGCCCTCGGCGTCGCCCAGACGGCGGAAGTGCTCAATCTGGTCGAGCGTGTCCGTGAGAAGGGTCTCGGCGTCATCATGATTTCCCACAACATGGAAGATGTCCGCGCCGTCGCCGACCGGATCGTGGTGCTGCGGCTCGGACGCAACAACGGCGTCTTCACGCCCGATGCCTCCAACGAGGATCTGGTCGGCGCAATTACCGGCGCCACCGACAATGCGGTTTCGCGCCGCGCGAGCAAGCGCACCGCGGGTGCCGCGAACCAGGGCTGA
- a CDS encoding sugar ABC transporter permease, whose product MNGPAMEPRLLDRSDTRVKHSSGIGDTVSAFFDRVKAGDLGSLPVIVGLIVIWSVFTALNPLFVTPNNLVNLLFDCSTVGVISLGIVCVLMLGEIDLSVGSMSGVGSALIGVLWVNQGLPLPIAIFLALSTGAMVGALYALLRTKLGMPSFVSTLAGLLALLGLQLYMLGSTGSINLPYGSTMVNFGQLLMMPAWLSHTVALLPGVAILVMGLRTRAQRQAANLSAASISGLAFRAIVITLAFEAAVFYLNLGRGVPWMFGLFALLVVVMNYVFTRTKWGRSVKAVGGNAEAARRAGISVTFIYLTSFALCSLLAALGGVLSSARLASASQQAGTGDVNLNAIAAAVIGGTSLFGGRGSAWSALLGIIVIQSISNGLTLLNMSSSLRYMITGCVLAIAVIVDSLARQSRASHGRA is encoded by the coding sequence ATGAACGGTCCGGCTATGGAACCCCGGCTTCTCGACCGCAGCGATACGCGCGTCAAACATTCCAGCGGCATCGGCGATACCGTCAGCGCCTTTTTCGACCGCGTGAAGGCCGGCGACCTCGGCTCGCTGCCGGTGATCGTCGGCCTGATCGTCATCTGGTCGGTCTTCACCGCGCTCAACCCGCTCTTCGTGACGCCCAACAACCTGGTGAACCTGCTGTTCGACTGTTCGACCGTCGGGGTGATTTCCCTGGGGATCGTCTGCGTCCTGATGCTTGGCGAAATCGATCTCTCCGTCGGTTCGATGAGCGGCGTCGGCTCCGCCCTGATCGGCGTTCTCTGGGTCAACCAGGGCCTGCCGCTGCCGATTGCGATCTTCCTTGCGCTCAGCACCGGCGCCATGGTCGGCGCACTCTATGCGCTGCTGCGCACCAAGCTCGGCATGCCGAGCTTCGTCTCCACGCTCGCGGGGCTGCTGGCGCTTCTCGGCCTCCAGCTCTACATGCTCGGCTCGACCGGCTCCATCAACCTGCCCTACGGCTCGACCATGGTGAATTTCGGCCAGCTCCTGATGATGCCGGCCTGGCTCTCGCACACGGTCGCGCTGCTGCCGGGCGTTGCCATCCTGGTCATGGGCCTGCGCACGCGGGCACAGCGCCAGGCGGCCAACCTCTCGGCCGCTTCCATCAGCGGTCTCGCCTTCCGGGCGATCGTCATCACGCTCGCCTTTGAAGCCGCGGTCTTCTATCTCAACCTCGGACGCGGCGTGCCGTGGATGTTCGGCCTGTTCGCGCTCCTGGTCGTCGTCATGAACTACGTGTTCACGCGCACCAAATGGGGGCGTTCGGTCAAGGCGGTCGGCGGCAATGCGGAAGCGGCCCGCCGGGCCGGGATCAGCGTCACCTTCATCTATCTGACGTCCTTCGCGCTCTGCTCGCTGCTGGCGGCACTCGGCGGCGTGCTGTCCTCGGCGCGTCTCGCCTCCGCCAGCCAGCAGGCCGGCACCGGCGACGTGAACCTCAACGCGATCGCCGCGGCCGTGATCGGCGGAACCAGCCTGTTCGGCGGCCGCGGGTCGGCCTGGTCGGCTCTGCTCGGCATCATCGTCATCCAGTCGATTTCCAACGGTCTGACCCTTTTGAACATGTCTTCGTCGCTTCGCTACATGATCACCGGCTGCGTCCTGGCGATCGCCGTCATCGTCGACAGTCTCGCCCGGCAAAGCCGTGCCTCGCACGGGCGTGCCTGA
- a CDS encoding SDR family oxidoreductase, protein MTDAFKGKVAAITGAASGIGLECARSLIAAGATVVLIDRAEDRLMTICADLGENAIPLVVDLTDGPSVDAMIDGILERTGHLDIFHANAGAYVGGSVVTGDPDQWDRVLNLNINAAFRSIRAVLPHMVERKSGDIIVTSSIAGIVPVVWEPIYTASKFAVQAFVHTVRRQVAEHGIRVGAVAPGPVVTALLDDWPTAKMEEALANGSLMQPREVADAVLFMLSRPRTVTIRDLVILPQSVDL, encoded by the coding sequence ATGACCGATGCATTCAAGGGAAAGGTCGCGGCCATTACCGGCGCCGCGTCGGGGATCGGGCTCGAATGCGCCAGGAGCCTGATCGCGGCCGGGGCGACCGTCGTGCTGATCGACAGGGCCGAAGACCGCCTGATGACGATCTGCGCCGACCTGGGGGAGAACGCCATACCGCTGGTCGTCGATCTGACGGATGGCCCGAGTGTCGACGCAATGATCGACGGGATCCTCGAAAGGACGGGGCATCTCGACATCTTCCATGCCAATGCCGGCGCCTATGTCGGCGGCAGTGTCGTGACCGGCGATCCCGACCAGTGGGACCGCGTGCTGAACCTCAACATCAACGCCGCCTTCCGCTCCATTCGCGCGGTGCTGCCGCATATGGTGGAGCGCAAGAGTGGCGATATCATCGTCACCAGTTCCATCGCCGGGATCGTTCCCGTGGTCTGGGAGCCGATCTACACCGCGTCGAAATTCGCGGTGCAGGCCTTCGTTCATACGGTGCGTCGGCAGGTGGCCGAGCACGGCATTCGCGTCGGCGCCGTCGCGCCGGGACCGGTGGTGACCGCCCTTCTGGACGACTGGCCGACGGCCAAGATGGAAGAGGCCCTGGCCAATGGCAGCCTGATGCAGCCGCGCGAAGTGGCCGATGCCGTCCTCTTCATGCTAAGCCGCCCGAGAACCGTCACCATCAGAGACCTTGTCATCCTGCCGCAGAGTGTGGATCTTTAG
- a CDS encoding FGGY-family carbohydrate kinase, with translation MKDYLIGIDVGTGSARAGLFSTNGQLVASAKRDIALFNRGPNLYEQASDDIWQAVCASVRAVIADAGINPAAVAGLGMDATCSLVVIGPEGRPLPVGEPEHPERNIIVWMDHRAIDQANRINATGHDVLRYVGSQISPEMETPKLLWLKENRPEIFARAEHFFDLTDFLTWRATGSLARSICTVTCKWTYLGHEKRWDESYFRAIGLAELASDDFARIGADVVDAGTALGTGLTREAAAELGLMAETPVGAGLIDAHAGGIGTVGWQDEKTSGSATSRMAYVFGTSACTMTSTDAPAFVPGVWGPYYSAMVPGLWLNEAGQSAAGAAIDHLVRFHPASGEAGELAEAAGVSLTQWLSEQAATLTPEGTDVALLADGLHVVPEFLGNRAPFADPEAKALIAGLDLDGSVDALVRLYVAGICGLGYGLRQIIAAQQAKGIETGTVVVSGGAGQSPLVRRLLADTTGLTVAAPATAEPVLLGSAMLGAVAAGLQPNLEAAMAAMSAVGETYRPGGGAMEAYHAKRFEGFELLQSVGRRLR, from the coding sequence ATGAAAGACTACCTGATCGGCATCGACGTCGGCACCGGCAGCGCCCGTGCGGGCCTCTTCAGCACGAATGGCCAGCTGGTGGCGTCGGCCAAGCGCGACATCGCCTTGTTCAATCGCGGCCCCAACCTCTACGAACAAGCCTCCGACGATATCTGGCAGGCGGTCTGCGCCTCGGTGCGTGCCGTCATTGCGGACGCAGGCATCAATCCGGCGGCCGTTGCCGGTCTCGGCATGGACGCAACCTGCTCGCTCGTGGTCATCGGCCCGGAAGGCCGGCCGCTGCCGGTCGGCGAGCCGGAGCATCCGGAGCGAAACATCATCGTCTGGATGGACCATCGCGCCATCGACCAGGCGAACCGCATCAACGCCACCGGCCATGACGTGCTGCGCTATGTCGGCAGCCAGATTTCGCCGGAAATGGAAACGCCGAAACTGCTCTGGCTGAAGGAAAACCGGCCGGAGATATTCGCCCGCGCAGAGCATTTCTTCGATCTCACCGATTTCCTGACCTGGCGGGCAACCGGCAGCCTCGCTCGCTCGATCTGCACTGTGACCTGCAAATGGACCTATCTCGGCCACGAGAAGCGGTGGGACGAAAGCTATTTCCGCGCCATCGGCCTTGCTGAACTTGCAAGCGACGATTTCGCCCGGATAGGCGCCGATGTCGTGGATGCCGGAACGGCGCTCGGCACCGGCCTGACCCGGGAAGCTGCGGCGGAGCTCGGCCTGATGGCGGAAACCCCGGTTGGCGCCGGCCTGATCGATGCCCATGCGGGCGGGATCGGCACAGTCGGCTGGCAGGATGAAAAAACCTCTGGGTCCGCGACCAGCCGCATGGCCTATGTCTTCGGAACCTCCGCCTGCACCATGACGTCGACCGACGCGCCGGCCTTCGTGCCCGGCGTCTGGGGCCCTTACTACTCCGCCATGGTTCCGGGCCTGTGGCTCAACGAGGCCGGCCAGTCGGCCGCCGGCGCGGCCATCGACCATCTGGTGCGGTTTCATCCCGCCTCCGGCGAAGCAGGCGAATTGGCCGAGGCAGCGGGGGTCAGCCTGACGCAGTGGCTCTCCGAGCAGGCGGCAACACTGACACCGGAGGGCACGGATGTCGCGCTGTTGGCGGACGGCCTGCATGTCGTGCCGGAATTCCTGGGCAACCGCGCGCCTTTTGCCGACCCCGAGGCCAAAGCCCTTATCGCCGGTCTCGACCTGGACGGCTCGGTCGATGCGCTTGTCCGGCTCTACGTGGCGGGCATTTGCGGGCTGGGCTATGGCCTCAGGCAAATCATCGCGGCGCAGCAGGCAAAAGGCATCGAAACCGGCACGGTGGTCGTCAGCGGCGGGGCGGGACAAAGCCCGCTCGTCCGCCGGCTTCTTGCCGACACGACCGGCCTGACCGTGGCCGCTCCCGCAACCGCTGAGCCGGTTCTTCTGGGCTCGGCAATGCTCGGCGCGGTCGCAGCCGGTCTCCAACCGAACCTCGAGGCAGCCATGGCCGCCATGTCCGCCGTCGGCGAGACCTACCGGCCCGGCGGCGGCGCGATGGAGGCCTATCACGCCAAACGCTTCGAAGGCTTCGAACTGCTGCAGTCCGTTGGCCGCAGGCTGAGGTGA
- a CDS encoding type 1 glutamine amidotransferase domain-containing protein produces MTKITDAKIVIIATHGFEQSELEVPLEKLRAQGAEVHVASPDGSPIIGWNNKDWGDSVKADLKIEDIAVNDYIAVVLPGGQINPDLLRVDKTTVDKIREFADKGKIVAAICHAPWLLIEAGVAKGREMTSYHSIRTDLANAGAKVLDKEVVNSNGIITSRNPDDLDAFVAKIVEEVQEGEHRRNAA; encoded by the coding sequence ATGACCAAGATCACGGACGCCAAGATAGTCATCATTGCCACCCACGGATTCGAGCAGTCCGAGCTGGAGGTGCCGCTGGAGAAACTGCGCGCACAAGGCGCGGAGGTTCATGTGGCCAGTCCCGACGGCAGCCCGATCATAGGCTGGAACAACAAGGACTGGGGCGATTCGGTCAAGGCAGATCTGAAGATCGAGGACATTGCGGTCAATGATTACATCGCGGTGGTGCTTCCCGGCGGGCAGATCAATCCCGATCTGTTGCGGGTTGACAAAACGACGGTCGACAAGATCCGGGAGTTTGCCGACAAGGGCAAGATCGTCGCCGCCATCTGCCATGCGCCCTGGCTGCTGATCGAAGCCGGGGTCGCCAAGGGCCGGGAGATGACCTCCTATCACTCGATCCGGACCGACCTCGCCAATGCCGGCGCCAAGGTGCTCGACAAGGAAGTGGTCAATTCCAACGGCATCATCACCAGCCGGAACCCGGATGACCTGGATGCCTTCGTCGCAAAGATCGTCGAGGAAGTGCAGGAGGGCGAGCACCGGCGTAACGCTGCTTGA
- a CDS encoding M24 family metallopeptidase, which produces MSDDMIRIYEMNNGEKAFSPFPPEEMEGRQAKLRTIMANRQIDACLFTSYHNICYYSGFLYCSFGRRYGFLVTQDKAVTIAAGIDGGQPWRRSHGDTLIYTDWRRDNYFFALRTLLAMPNPAVRRIGLEFDHVPLDFLKQLEAALPGVEFVDIAADAMAQRSIKSPAEHALIREGARICDIGGAAVFDAVQAGVREHEVAMASTNAMIREIAGSFPFVELMDTWTWFQSGINTDGAHNPVTNKAVEAGDILSLNCFPMIFGYYTALERTLFCEHASDEHLRLWEINCRVHREGLTLIRPGARCCDIAAELNDIYRNHDLLKYRSFGYGHSFGVLSHYYGREASVELREDVETVLQPGMVVSMEPMIMIPEGEAGAGGYREHDILILTETGAENITGFPFGPEHNIVPKR; this is translated from the coding sequence ATGAGTGACGACATGATCCGCATCTATGAAATGAACAATGGCGAGAAAGCCTTCTCGCCGTTCCCGCCCGAGGAGATGGAGGGCCGCCAGGCGAAGCTGAGGACGATCATGGCAAACCGGCAGATCGACGCCTGCCTGTTCACGTCCTATCACAACATCTGCTACTACTCCGGCTTTCTCTATTGCTCCTTCGGTCGCCGCTACGGCTTCCTGGTCACACAGGACAAGGCGGTGACCATTGCCGCCGGCATCGACGGCGGCCAGCCCTGGCGGCGGAGCCATGGCGACACGCTGATCTATACCGACTGGCGCCGCGACAACTACTTTTTCGCCCTCCGCACTCTGCTCGCCATGCCGAATCCGGCCGTCAGGCGCATCGGCCTGGAATTCGACCACGTCCCGCTCGATTTCCTGAAGCAACTTGAGGCGGCCCTGCCCGGTGTCGAATTCGTCGACATCGCCGCCGACGCGATGGCGCAACGCTCGATCAAGAGCCCTGCCGAGCATGCCCTGATCCGCGAGGGCGCGCGCATCTGCGACATCGGTGGAGCCGCGGTATTCGACGCGGTCCAGGCCGGTGTGCGCGAACACGAGGTGGCGATGGCTTCCACCAACGCCATGATCCGCGAGATCGCCGGATCCTTTCCTTTCGTCGAACTGATGGACACCTGGACCTGGTTCCAGTCCGGCATCAACACCGACGGCGCACACAACCCGGTCACCAACAAGGCGGTCGAGGCCGGAGACATCCTGAGCCTCAACTGCTTTCCGATGATCTTCGGCTATTACACCGCGCTCGAGCGCACGCTGTTCTGTGAACATGCTTCGGACGAGCACCTGCGCCTGTGGGAGATCAACTGCCGCGTCCACCGGGAAGGCTTGACGCTGATCAGGCCCGGTGCCCGCTGCTGTGACATCGCCGCCGAACTCAACGACATCTACCGCAACCACGATCTCCTGAAATACCGCAGCTTCGGCTACGGCCATTCCTTCGGGGTGCTCAGCCACTATTACGGCCGGGAGGCTTCGGTGGAGCTGCGTGAGGATGTCGAAACGGTGCTCCAGCCGGGCATGGTGGTGTCGATGGAGCCGATGATCATGATCCCGGAAGGCGAGGCTGGCGCCGGCGGGTACCGGGAGCACGACATCCTGATCCTGACTGAAACGGGTGCTGAAAACATCACCGGGTTTCCCTTCGGTCCCGAGCACAACATCGTGCCGAAACGCTAG
- a CDS encoding ABC transporter permease: MSALPPYASPLQRTWHYTFRLICGLIFFFLIFPIMVILPLSFNAENFFTFTKAMLALDPAGYSFKHYYDFFTNPDWQQALTNSVMIAPVATLLATSFGTLAAIGLSQSHVPYKPAIMAVLISPMIVPLIISAAGMYFFYSRIGLQGTYWGVVLAHAALGTPFVIITVTATLVGFDRSLVRASASLGANSVTTFFKVQMPLIIPGVVSGALFAFITSFDEVVVVLFLGSASQKTLPWQMFTGLREQISPTILAVASLMVAISIVLLTVLEMLRRRSERLRGLSPG; this comes from the coding sequence ATGAGTGCACTTCCTCCTTATGCGTCCCCTCTCCAGCGGACATGGCACTACACCTTCCGCTTGATCTGCGGGCTGATCTTCTTCTTTCTGATCTTTCCGATCATGGTGATCCTGCCGCTCAGCTTCAACGCGGAGAATTTCTTCACCTTCACCAAGGCAATGCTGGCGCTGGATCCTGCCGGCTACTCGTTCAAGCATTACTACGACTTCTTCACCAATCCGGACTGGCAGCAGGCGCTGACCAACTCGGTGATGATCGCCCCCGTCGCGACGTTGCTGGCAACATCGTTCGGCACCCTGGCGGCCATCGGCCTGTCGCAGTCCCATGTTCCCTACAAGCCGGCCATCATGGCTGTGCTGATCTCACCGATGATCGTGCCGCTGATCATTTCGGCCGCCGGCATGTATTTCTTCTATTCGCGCATCGGTCTGCAGGGCACCTACTGGGGGGTCGTGCTCGCGCACGCCGCGCTCGGCACGCCCTTCGTGATCATCACCGTCACCGCCACGCTTGTCGGGTTCGACCGGTCTCTGGTGAGGGCATCCGCAAGCCTGGGGGCCAACTCGGTGACCACCTTCTTCAAGGTGCAGATGCCGCTGATCATTCCCGGCGTCGTGTCGGGCGCCCTGTTCGCCTTCATCACCTCTTTCGATGAAGTGGTGGTTGTGCTGTTCCTCGGCTCCGCCAGCCAGAAAACCCTGCCATGGCAGATGTTTACCGGCCTGCGCGAGCAGATTTCGCCCACCATCCTGGCGGTCGCCTCGCTGATGGTCGCCATCTCGATCGTCCTCCTGACCGTCCTGGAGATGCTGCGCCGCCGCTCCGAACGCCTGAGGGGGTTGTCACCAGGCTGA
- a CDS encoding ABC transporter permease, protein MSDIPAGQVLLTTQDGRPLKAALATALRREKLRALALIAPLLIFVLITFIAPIGDMLFRSVENNIVPETLPRTVVALEEWDPATGQAPGEAVYAAFYEDMLIAVEQKTHTRLGSRLNYEEGGISSLFRKSGRRVDDMDPAVPFKEQFIEVDDDWGTVETWRVIKQFSSDYTAGYFLNAFDAERTAEGVELKPENERIYLYLFGRTLYLSSVITVSCLLLGYPVAYLLSALPLRSSNLLMILVLLPFWTSLLVRTSAWKVLLQQQGVINDFLVWIGVVDNLNRLVMINNQTGTIIAMTHILLPFMILPLYSVMKTISPSYVRAAKSLGANDWTAFWRVYFPQSVPGIGAGAVLVFILSIGYYITPELVGGTSGIFISNRIAYHISSSLNWGLAAALGTLLLVAVMVLFIVYDRIVGIDNVKLG, encoded by the coding sequence ATGAGCGACATTCCTGCTGGCCAGGTTCTTCTGACAACGCAAGACGGCAGACCGCTGAAGGCGGCCCTTGCCACGGCGCTGCGCCGCGAAAAGCTGCGCGCCCTCGCCCTCATCGCGCCCTTGCTGATCTTCGTGTTGATCACCTTCATCGCACCCATTGGGGACATGCTGTTCCGTTCGGTCGAAAACAACATTGTCCCGGAGACGCTGCCCAGGACGGTTGTGGCGCTTGAGGAATGGGACCCGGCAACAGGGCAGGCCCCCGGTGAAGCGGTCTATGCGGCCTTCTATGAGGATATGCTGATCGCGGTGGAGCAAAAGACCCACACCCGCCTCGGCTCCCGCCTGAACTACGAGGAAGGCGGAATCTCCAGCCTGTTCCGCAAGTCCGGCCGTCGGGTGGACGATATGGATCCGGCCGTTCCCTTCAAGGAACAGTTCATCGAGGTGGACGACGACTGGGGGACAGTCGAGACCTGGCGGGTGATCAAGCAGTTCTCATCCGACTACACTGCCGGATATTTCCTCAATGCCTTTGACGCGGAGCGAACCGCCGAAGGCGTCGAGCTGAAACCTGAAAACGAGCGGATCTACCTGTATCTGTTCGGCCGAACCCTCTACCTGTCGAGCGTGATCACCGTGTCGTGCCTGCTGCTCGGCTATCCGGTTGCCTACCTGCTTTCGGCCCTGCCGCTGCGCTCGTCCAACCTCTTGATGATCCTGGTGCTGCTGCCGTTCTGGACCAGCCTGCTTGTGCGCACATCCGCCTGGAAAGTGCTGCTGCAGCAGCAGGGGGTGATCAACGACTTCCTGGTCTGGATAGGAGTGGTCGACAATCTCAACCGTCTGGTGATGATCAACAACCAGACCGGCACCATCATTGCGATGACGCACATCCTGCTGCCATTCATGATCCTGCCGCTCTATTCGGTCATGAAGACCATCTCACCGTCCTATGTGCGGGCGGCCAAGAGCCTGGGCGCCAACGACTGGACGGCGTTCTGGCGGGTCTATTTCCCGCAGTCGGTACCGGGTATCGGGGCGGGCGCCGTGCTCGTGTTCATTCTGTCCATCGGCTACTACATCACGCCGGAACTGGTCGGCGGCACGTCGGGCATCTTCATCTCCAACCGGATCGCCTATCACATTTCGTCCTCGCTGAACTGGGGCCTGGCGGCTGCCCTCGGCACGCTGCTCCTGGTGGCAGTCATGGTTCTGTTCATTGTCTACGACCGGATCGTGGGCATCGACAACGTCAAACTCGGATAG
- a CDS encoding ABC transporter ATP-binding protein produces the protein MANTRGAAVKYDGVQKSYDGETLVVKNLNLDIPPGEFLTMLGPSGSGKTTCLMMLAGFEPATHGEIYLNDRPINNVPPHKRGIGMVFQNYALFPHMTVSENLAFPLQVRGVGKAEQQEKVKRALEMVELGNFGNRRPAQLSGGQQQRVAVARALVFDPELVLMDEPLGALDKQLREQMQYEIKHIHENLGVTVVYVTHDQTEALTMSDRVAVFNDGVIQQLSTPDDLYEDPQNSFVAQFIGENNKLNGKVVEVNGSQCLVELGDGSRLKADKVNVSSIGDMTTLSLRPERVEFDTNDEMDNLVNGRIEELIYLGDHIRVRMNVAGNDEFIVKVRNRGEKRKLNVGETVRVGWALNDCKALDVVV, from the coding sequence ATGGCGAACACACGGGGCGCTGCTGTTAAGTATGACGGCGTTCAAAAGAGCTATGACGGGGAAACCCTTGTCGTAAAAAACCTCAATCTCGATATCCCACCTGGCGAATTTCTGACCATGCTTGGACCTTCCGGGTCCGGAAAAACCACCTGCCTGATGATGCTTGCAGGCTTCGAGCCGGCAACGCACGGTGAGATCTATCTCAACGACCGGCCGATCAACAATGTCCCGCCCCACAAGCGCGGCATTGGCATGGTGTTCCAGAACTACGCGCTTTTCCCGCATATGACGGTTTCGGAAAACCTGGCTTTTCCGCTTCAGGTCCGCGGCGTCGGCAAGGCGGAGCAGCAGGAGAAGGTCAAGCGCGCGCTCGAGATGGTCGAGCTCGGCAATTTCGGCAATCGCCGTCCGGCGCAGCTGTCCGGCGGGCAGCAGCAGCGCGTGGCAGTGGCCCGCGCCCTTGTTTTCGACCCGGAACTGGTGCTGATGGATGAGCCGCTCGGCGCGCTCGACAAGCAGCTGCGCGAGCAGATGCAGTATGAAATCAAGCACATTCACGAGAATCTCGGTGTCACGGTGGTCTATGTGACCCATGACCAGACCGAGGCGCTGACGATGTCGGACCGGGTGGCCGTGTTCAACGACGGCGTGATCCAGCAGCTGTCGACGCCGGATGATCTTTATGAAGATCCGCAGAACTCGTTCGTCGCCCAGTTCATCGGCGAAAACAACAAGCTCAACGGCAAGGTCGTCGAAGTCAACGGCAGCCAGTGCCTTGTCGAGCTTGGCGACGGCTCCAGGCTGAAGGCGGACAAGGTCAACGTATCGTCAATCGGCGACATGACCACCCTGTCGCTGCGGCCCGAACGGGTCGAGTTCGACACCAACGACGAAATGGACAACCTGGTCAACGGCCGGATTGAAGAGCTGATCTATCTCGGCGACCATATCCGCGTCCGCATGAATGTGGCCGGCAATGATGAGTTCATCGTCAAAGTTCGCAACCGCGGAGAGAAGCGCAAACTGAATGTCGGGGAGACGGTCCGTGTGGGCTGGGCTCTCAACGACTGCAAAGCGCTCGACGTGGTTGTCTAA
- a CDS encoding helix-turn-helix transcriptional regulator, giving the protein MLQQDEPRRPQFLTTREVADLLRVKERKVYDLAAADEIPHRRITGKLLFPAEEIHAWIDGTGSKATRERPDVLAGSHDPLLDWAVRASGCGLATLCNGSRDGLTRFEEGKAALAGIHIPEDTGWNVASAAGLGVTNAVLVAWAIRQRGLLISPESARSIRSVGDLEGKRVALRQPGAGAALLFSSLLAEAGVDEDKLAGPKGHAHTEGEAAAAVAAGDADAALGIEAMARQYKLGFLPLVEESFDLLIDRRSYFTEPCQQLLAFAHTQDFVEKAEALGGYRLEVLGSVRWLSP; this is encoded by the coding sequence ATGCTACAGCAAGACGAACCACGGCGCCCTCAATTTCTGACCACAAGGGAAGTGGCCGATCTGTTGCGGGTGAAGGAACGCAAAGTCTACGACCTCGCCGCGGCCGACGAAATCCCGCACCGCCGGATTACCGGCAAGCTGCTCTTTCCGGCCGAGGAGATTCACGCCTGGATCGACGGTACCGGATCGAAGGCGACCAGAGAACGGCCGGATGTCCTGGCCGGCTCGCACGATCCGCTGCTGGACTGGGCCGTACGCGCATCGGGATGCGGCCTTGCAACCCTTTGCAACGGCAGCCGGGACGGGCTGACCCGGTTCGAAGAGGGCAAGGCGGCCCTTGCCGGCATCCACATTCCCGAAGACACCGGCTGGAACGTTGCCTCGGCGGCCGGTCTGGGCGTTACCAACGCGGTCCTGGTCGCCTGGGCCATTCGCCAAAGGGGTCTGCTGATCTCGCCCGAATCGGCCCGGAGCATCCGCTCGGTCGGCGATCTGGAGGGCAAACGCGTTGCGCTGCGCCAGCCCGGCGCGGGCGCGGCGCTTCTGTTTTCCAGCCTGCTTGCAGAGGCCGGCGTCGATGAAGACAAGCTGGCCGGCCCAAAGGGCCATGCCCATACCGAGGGCGAGGCCGCAGCCGCCGTCGCCGCCGGCGATGCGGATGCCGCCCTCGGCATCGAAGCCATGGCAAGACAATACAAGCTCGGCTTCCTGCCGCTGGTGGAGGAGAGCTTCGACCTGCTGATCGACCGAAGATCCTATTTCACCGAGCCTTGCCAACAGCTCCTCGCCTTCGCGCATACGCAGGACTTCGTAGAAAAGGCGGAAGCCCTTGGCGGGTACCGTCTGGAGGTATTAGGGTCGGTGCGCTGGCTGTCGCCCTGA